Within the Miscanthus floridulus cultivar M001 chromosome 17, ASM1932011v1, whole genome shotgun sequence genome, the region tagggaatcacctgacttctaccggtctaagcctgctaagcattgactcgactgcggataccagggtaacaaggatatagtataacaaaggtaaacaaggtataatgcagcaacggttgcaaccaactcctgaacgtaatgcatcaattaaagtaaagcatttaattaaataattgcaaaccgggagaaaaatgctccggggcttgcctctctcgaaggagctcgggcggtgatcggggcactccggaagttcctcaacgtcctcctcgtcggcttccggcacttcctgcggctgcacctcgaactgctcctcgggctcctcgggtatgatgactgggctctcggtttgcgatcctgtatgatgcaatgtgcgtaagtgcttatgcaatcggtgcatcggatgagatgaatacaatggatatgtttgaatgcaaggtagtcaacatcatccaagaaaaatatactacaagcacatgttatctactgcattctcttctactactaatatgctaagtcaacatattttatgaaatgcttcaaagatacaccaaagctttgctaatttcttaaacacataaagcaatgcttaattaaaccctaattaataataggtttgaatagcaacctctatttttcttgcttagaaaaatcttagaaaattactagaGCATAGTATTACCCTAagaagtctaccatcagattttcatggtgtttgaatgagtggattagcctacacaaaaataacaagctatggcataattttgtacatgaaaatactttgtactatgaaaagtgtcaaacaatagagttagtatttttcctatgttcttcatagcatacaatgactgtacaaaaattatcacatgcatgttttatacaaagtttgctctctagcaaaaataacaaaaatcagctattaaagggacttgaactacacctcaaaattttcccacaacacatgcatgaaacatatttttcctaggaaatacatgacataaggagattaacaaacttggaatcatatttttctgaagcctatagatttttctacatatttttcaagttatcagcaatattcatgattaaataaaattctacagcaaagtatctcaaaaatgacatgcacaatttttcccaagtagatctgatgataaggaacctagacaaatttatttcaacagatttggaacaactttgagtacccaaacatttttcaaaccatttcaaatttcaaataataaagaataaattgaaaaccatttattcaaacgctactgggccagcccgctggaaatcagctggcccacggccgcttttggcctgcgcggcccgagcgcaagGGAGGGGAAGACGGCCCGGCGGGCGTcggcccacggcctggctcggcctggctggctgaggcagaggcctcgtcggcgcttgcgctggcgcggcggcgtggctcggccaTGAGGCCGACGGCCATCCCCGGCCACGGCAGGGCGAGCTGGCGGGCGCACGGGATGCGCGAGAAGATGGCGagtgcggtagggtagctaggcagggctggagaagaggaggaaggcgaCTTTCATGGCGGcccagcacggcggcgccatggccatcGGTGGCGAGGCTGAGGCGACTCTACCTgagctcggaaggcggcgcaaatGTGAGCACAGCTTGAAggagggtgaggcggagctgcgggcgtgtGATTGCCGGCCGAGGTGGGGAAGCCGCGACGAATTGCGCCGGCGGGTGCGCGGCGCGGCGAGAGGCAGAGCTTGGGGGCGCTCGGCTCTGGCGGAGAGGGAAGGCAGCGCGggagggagtgagcgagcgcaccgGCACCAGCAtgtgtaggcgggcgcgtgggcgcgtgcgcaggccggctgcgacgcgcggcgacgtcgacggcgcatggccgccacgcggcgggcgagctctgccgcggtcgggcgcgcggcgcggcgcgacagcgagcaggcgcgcggaggcaggccaacgcggcgctgggctgggccgaggcgaggcgaggcgcgcgggatgctggctgggccgacttcggtcgtgggccagaagtgaggcggcggcccgcgaaggagaaaaatccttttccaaatataatttcaaggaatttttaaatgccatctttcaaatattattttgagcaagaaaatgacatcttttgaaaatgtaccaaaaatgaaagttgactagaatttaattctctacaactttgcttttatgaccacagccaaattctttatagattttgaattgtaagatcaaagtccacgtttagctcaaaaccctaattttggggaatttatttttgaagccaaattttgaattaatttgaatacaaaccttgctccaaaaattgaactaaacattgctagatgatttacaatagtagccaaacatgttttactaacctagcaagcaaaatcagggcaaaacaactcttaaacaggtgtatgcaacattcaggtttcacgcatgttttagatgtttcaaagcaatgtttcaattgttattcacatgattaggcatgtatgatttggatgcttgatgatgcatgatatgcgtgatttgcagtgcttAAATGCAGGCATAACGCCGGGGTGTTACATAATGCTTGAGtaaagctgtaataattgtgagtgaataaaaaattatgccaaactaaatttactggagagaataaattcatacaataaaacagaggcacaataatcgcatcccaattaaaacaacgtCACTAATTAAATTGCTTCAACAGCAAACATtgtgtccatacaaccaaattgccagcatacatacactagacttttatgcgttcagatatcacattcctagccaagttccaatcacatgccagtctcataagttcgaagccagatacattaggttacatgccaacaaaagaaaggtcatcgcgacaggacctaaacactagtgcaaggcaactagcctactcctcgaggCCGtcatcgggatcggagacgtcaccatcgcccccaggtgaaactacaggctagtcctcatcgtcgtcgtcgatgtccatgccagcggcgtctggaggagcatatgggccaaccccattgtagagcgcgtgaaactcctcatgcaggttgatgttgtactcctctagctcatcgaccctttgcagcagaaggtccctctcgtcccaggcttcattcctctcctaaaccaactgtccaatcatgcggtctgcattgttgttggcttgagtcaacgtatgcacccgctgcatagctctatcacctctctcaaccgcctggtttcgctgtaagttcatatcagccaactgctcctgcaaactagctatagcacgtgcctgcttcttcttctgctttcttaccttgagcttatcatgactacgtaagccagtcaaagtccagtaggtactctcaagaccctcatacgctctgatggcggcgaacatagcactcatagcatggttgtcgctagcctgtccctcagctagacctctgaccaaggcacttccctgaggctgaacccaaatagcatcacgaggatcatccctaggaaaggtgccagctagagctgctgcaagctcactgggaaatctgctcatgatatccctgatgacacggaaagctgctccctctgcaccctcaacaggagtgcgaccctcaaactccaagtgccaaccatcccaatctggagcatcaccaagagcaagaactatgatctctaccactgcaagtccatcctctgctaactggctctcattccaagagtacaccggctcttgaccctctgggtaccccacatcatggagcactctccaaagcaaggtcggcatgccaaactcgctcaagaaggtgtccgtggtgcggtgctccctcagggccaacggacgtcgaggtgctcttcctccggtggacttacgggcggtctgcttcgtgcgggccatctgtagcaaaatttcttttattaccccgtgggaacatattttaggtgatacaacttttatcaaaatgagataatcaatttataaggggaggaatgcatgacatgaatgaaatgcacaagtaatatgatgtatgtacgtgccgtacgttctcacaaacttatgaaataaataaattctagcgacgaattcggtggcatacaaacgatctctcaaatatgtatctaatacgttctacacgataacgttgttatgtacctgcagaagattcattttagcccaattcccaatgaatgcataaaagcagtaaattttatctacacgctctacacgaatccccagaaacgtgtacaacggtagtaactacccgaatcatcgtcctattgacggcatcgcctcaacagacggaatacccacacatgagatacctttgtaaaacatgcgtagaacatgtaattactccagcatcatataagcattcaccctagatcggtggtgtatccgatcatgctctcacaactcacacttatcgACGCACCGGCTGCTCGCAGCAGCCACCTAGCTACGTCGACCACCCCTGCCGACCAGACATGTTGAACCCCGGCCTCCCTCTGTCGCGCGCGTCCCCCTGCCGCACGTCGAAGCCGTCAACGGCTGAAGCACCCGCGCGCTGATGCTGCCGAACACCGCTAGTCATCGTCAGACGCATGTCCCACCAATGTGGGCGACGCCCCCTGCCCTGGGGCCGCCGGGTACGGACGCCAAGCCCCGAACTCGACGCCCCCTGCCAACACTGTCGCCTCCGTCTTGACCACAACCACGGCGCCGTCCGTAGCCAGCCCGGCGCAACCGCGTCCACCCTGGCCGTTACCTGCCGTTGGGGGCGAACCGTCGGTTGGCCGCGCCGCCGGCAGGCCAGCCCGTCAGGACGCCccctcggccgccgccgccgcaacctaGGCCGGGCAGGTAGAGAAGGAGAGCGCCGCCCCTAGCGCCTTCACGAGCCCGGTCGCCGCCGCAACCGCCGCAgactgccaccggacgtgtcgtCGGCTCCTAGCCAGATCCAGCCGTCTGGGCCCGGATCCGACTGCCCAGGCCCCGGATTTGACCGCCCAGGCACTGGGCCGGCTGCCCCGGTCGTCGCCGCCATCGCCGTCAAGCCCAGGAGGAGAGAGACGCGGAGAAGAAGGTGAGTCGCGCCGCCCTCCCCTGTGCCAGCTCGGGCACCAGCCAACGTCGCCATAGCCGCGGCAACCCTCCCCGGCGAGCTCCATGCAACTCGCGCGGGGAGGAGCCGCCGGCCAGCTGTCACAATCGCTGCCAACTCGCATGGGAGGGAGATCCCTGCTGCCGCCATCCCTGCCGGCCGAGCGGCCATGCCGGCAGCCAGCTCCGGCAGCGGCGCGGTGGTAGAAGGGGGAGGAAGGGGGCGGCGCTAGGGTATGCGGGGCGGCCTCCTGTGTCGCCCGCGTGGGAGGCGACGCGGGGGCGAGAGAGTCAACATAACTATGCAAATTGGGTCCAACATAACTATGCAGATTGTACTGTGTTCGAGTACTAGGACTTTGCAAAaactaaaatagaaaaaaaaaacttggaatAGGGATATTGTTGTGGGGCAGCGTGATGAGATATTGAGATTCGATGGAAATCCAAAAGTGATGTAACAAAGCAGCATGAGACTCTGGCAAGCGGGACACGAGAATGGCAAAACACGAACAGGATCGCTAAAAACCCTAGCTTGCCTCTAAATTCATCATTTAACTGAATTATGTTTTTCGTTCCTGAATCCCATCCAGGCATGCGTGGAGACAACGagaaaactgaaaaaaaaaaggaaaagaaaaagaaggggcAGTAGACGAGCAGCAGTAGGAAGCAAGGAAACTGGAGTCGAACGGCCGCTCTGTTTTCCTAGCTGGCAACAGCAAGAACACCAGGCACCAACTCACACGCCCAACTCCCCCTGATCAGCAGCAATCACACACTAAGCATGGCGGGATTACCATCCAATCATCCCTCCGTGCCGTGGCTCCAGCGATTACTTTTTTTTTAACCGCCTGCCTGAAGGAGAGAGCCTGCCAAACCATCATCCACCATGGCATTTGTCACCTTTCTCTTCACCCCCCATTTTAAATTTAAACTGGAGCAGCAGATTGCGCTACTAGATAGATGGAGCAGGTGAGCCGCCGACGCAAACCCCTTGCTCAAGGCGAAACACGGAAATGCAGAATGCGTTATGGGAACAGGACAAACAGTGGCGAAAAGATCAAATGAAGCAGGCTCAGCTGTACTGCATAAGTATatatttcaaaatttgaactgtctaCTGGATTAGTAGTACATACAGTGAGTGGTGCAGTTAGGAAACGGACGAaccaaaaaggaaaaggaaaaagaagaaaagaaacccCTCTCCTCTGCAACAAAGAATTCACAGTCTCTCTCCTTCCCTTCTGCTCTGCAAATGCTTCTCTCTGCCTACACTAATAATAACACTAACTAACAAGAAGCCTTTTCTTTTCTCCCTCTCGTCTCTCTCGTCTCCGTGTCACTCACTGTGCCCTTCGCCGGACCCCACCGGTCGGCGGCAGGAGGGCGCCGCCGGGACGCTGCAAAATCGGCGGACTAAACCCTCGAATCCAAAAGCCCCCGCACCCTTTTTGCGCCGTAACGCGAATAACTCCGCCCGGAAAGTGACAGCAGCAGCAGGACCGATCGAGCTCACCCCACCACGTCGCAGCATCGCACCCGCGGCTCCGGCTCTATCTCAGCGCTGCCATTGATGCGGCCCTGATCGCTTCTCTTCTCATATGATTCGTCCTTTTGAGTTTGTTTTTCAGCtggaacggtgtttttctctcgcaacgaaTTAGTGGGTCGCTTTGTTGCGAACGGGGCGGATGATGCTGTCGCcgtccagctcgagcaggaagcTCCGGATGGCGGTGAGCCCGGGCCCGCGCACGTCGCGCTCCCAGCACGCCGACTCCGCGTCCGGGCCCGCGCCCTGGAGGCGTGCGCGGACGGTGGCGGACGCGTCGAGCCGTTGGATGGGCCAGCCCCAGGCGTCGGCCATGCGGCGGATCTTCGACACCTGCGCGGCCGCCAGGTCCCGCGTGTTGGCCTTGATGTCGTCGATCGCGGCGCGGAAGCTGGTGCGGCCCGCCAAGTAGGCGCCCAGCTCGGGCACGCCGATGGCCCTGCCCAGCCCGGCGGCGTGCGCGGCGCGCTCCGCGGCGGTGGTCGTGGCGAAGTACTCCCGGAGCTCCTCCACCATGCCGCCGCCCACCATGTCGTCCACGCGCCGGTCCAGGTACTCCTCGAGGAGCGCGTCGTCGACGTGGACCCAGAGGAGGCAGCACGGGGAGCGGAGCGCGGGCAGGTAGTGGCCCCGAGACGACGAGGAGAACGGgtcggcggcgtcggcgtcgaagcgGTCGGCGAGGAGGGCGTGGATGAGGGAGTTGGACCCGCCGGCGACGATGGGGACGCGGCACCGGGCGGCGATCGAGGAGACCGTGGCGGCACCGAGGGAGCGGAACGTCGATGGCGGGAGCGTGCCGGCGTCGGGGCGGATGGCACCGAGGAGGTGGTGCGGGACGCCGCGGCGGTCCGCGGGGGCCACCTTGTTAGTGGTGATGTCGAGGCCGGCGTAGAGCTGGATCTTATCGGCGTTCACCACCTCCCCGCCGACCGCCTCCGCGGCGTCGATGGACAGCTTGGTCTTCCCGGTGCCCGTGGCGCCGACGATCACCACCATCCCCGTGCCCGTCCCCCGGGCGGGCGCCgacgacgaggaagaggaagccgagcaggaggaggacgaggatccCCTGCTGCGGCACGCGCGCTgctggtgctcctcctcctccggcggcggcgggtgcGCGAAGGTCCGGTGCAATGGCCTCCTCCCTCCGGCGacagcgacggcggcggccatgggagGAGCGCGCACGAGCGTAGTGATCCTATTGGCGAGGAGGGTGGTCATGTAGCTAGTGCCCGATCCGAATCAGCCGCCCTAGGACCGCCGTGTTTGTgaatgatttttcttttttttgtctcTTGCGAAGGAGATACACGCAGCGCCAGCGCCTGCTGCCTTGTTGGGATTTATTGCGCGCCTGTTTTGAGTTTTCGCGAGGGTTTCCCCCCCGTATTTCTGCCGCCCAAAATCTCAATCCCTATTCGGCTATTCCCTcctcggccaccgccgccgcccgatACCTGCACCGGCTGATGGATTGGACGACTGGTGGGGTGGGCCGGTGGCACTGGCCCTGCTGTCTGGCAGGGGCAACGCGCCGTGCCAGTGCCAAACTGCCAATGCCCCTGCCTGGTCGACCCGTTGTGTGTACTCTTATACCGGTACCGATCACCGAGACAGCGAGGGGGGCAACAGGCAGCAGAGAGGCCGACAGCGGTAGGCACAGCACAGGCTTTGTAGGAGTGGTGCTCGACACTCTGAAAGCAATTGTCACGACACGATCGATGCGATGCGCGCGGGGACGTTTAGGCCtgaagcccgtgtttagttgccaggccaaaatccaaaaaagtgTTATAGTATTCattatatcgaatcttgcgatacgtgtatggagcattaaatgtaggtgaaaaaaaaactaattgtacaatttggttggaaatcgcgagacgaaagttttgagcctaattagatcatgattgaacactaatttccaaataaaaacgaaagtgctacagtagccccaaatccaaaattcacccaactaaacactcTCAACAAACGGCGTGTTtgactggttggtttctgggctggtttgagtTGACTAGTgctgatttattataagagaaaaatactggtgGCTGGTTGAAATCAACAGGAACATAAACATGGTGAAAAGCGGAAGCTGTACGCCGGATCATGATGGCGGTCGCGGCCATGCGGGAGTCCTGTCCGGATGACCCTCCATGCCCACCGGCTTGCAGCGCCGGCCGGCAGCGAGCGGCAGCTTCCCCTGCCGCTGCCGGCTGTCCGTGCCCGGGTACGCAGCGAGGGGGATGATGCCAACAAAACCAGGGGCAGACCGCCGGACAGAGGCGTGGTTATTATAATAAGCGTCTGGTGTCGTCCCACGGGTGGCGGGCGCAGGCGGCGAGAACATTCCGTGCCGAGCATAGCTGGGAGTGGGAGGGGGCACGCGCGCGGGTGTGCGGCTGGTGGGCAGCTCGTGCGGGTGGCCGCGACGCTGCGCTTGGCTTGGATTCGGCAGGCAAGGCACACACACGGACACGGCAAGCTCCAGCCGCTTGGGGCCGGCCGGGCACTGGCTGCTGAGGTGGTGGCGCCCGCCCGCCCGTCCACGGTCCATCGTGTCGGGTCCGCGCGCGTCCGCTTCCACCCCCGATACTCGGGGTCCAGTCGTCCAGAGGTACACCTTGTTGGATCGGGGTCCCGCCGTCCCGGACTCCCGGTCCCGGCTCGCCTTTCCGGCCGGGTCCAGAGGCCGCggcgctggctggctggctgcccCGCGCTGCCGCGCACGACACGACAGGTTTCGTTTCGTTCCGCGC harbors:
- the LOC136518002 gene encoding adenylate isopentenyltransferase-like, with translation MTTLLANRITTLVRAPPMAAAVAVAGGRRPLHRTFAHPPPPEEEEHQQRACRSRGSSSSSCSASSSSSSAPARGTGTGMVVIVGATGTGKTKLSIDAAEAVGGEVVNADKIQLYAGLDITTNKVAPADRRGVPHHLLGAIRPDAGTLPPSTFRSLGAATVSSIAARCRVPIVAGGSNSLIHALLADRFDADAADPFSSSSRGHYLPALRSPCCLLWVHVDDALLEEYLDRRVDDMVGGGMVEELREYFATTTAAERAAHAAGLGRAIGVPELGAYLAGRTSFRAAIDDIKANTRDLAAAQVSKIRRMADAWGWPIQRLDASATVRARLQGAGPDAESACWERDVRGPGLTAIRSFLLELDGDSIIRPGRINGSAEIEPEPRVRCCDVVG